In Toxoplasma gondii ME49 unplaced genomic scaffold asmbl.1936, whole genome shotgun sequence, the genomic stretch CCAAAAGGGGCTTGTGACAGTTGGAAACGAAAGGACAATCGATGACTACGTCAGCGCCGGCTGTGCGCAAGACTGGCATTCGATGTCGAGTGGTCTGCGACAaccagttctctctcttggcggtgtatgtacagagCGTCAACACGATTGACGGCTGTTTTCTGGGCATGAACGAGTGACTGCGCCACAGCACATGTAGCAGAAATGTTCTGTCGCGACGCACCACACGGTCAGACCCGAGCTAGAACACCGCTGCACACAACGAGCTATTCTTTTACGCATTGTCACTGAGAACGGTATGACAAGGACATACTGCCTGCAGCTGAGGAAAGCCTCGGTAGCCCTTGCCGCCGACGTTGAATCAATGCGTCGGTTAAACGGTTCGTCCTCCTATATCTCTGCTTTAGCTCCGGTTGCCCTCGACGCATCCAGACCTCAATATGCTGTCAGTGACGCAGCCTCCGTAGACGGCTCCGAACTGCTACGTCTCACGCTTGGTAACGCagtctctcggcttctcgctGGATCCACTCGCGTGGACTTTGTGGACGCTTTGTAAGCAAAACGCAAGAACCTCACTTCGTCGACAAATTCATAACTACCTACCTGAAGAGCCTGCacacgaaaaagaggaaggagtgGTACAGGCCATCCTGTGAACAAGGCCAGGCGCATCTGCAACCGTGGGACGCCAGAAGATCTGATAAAGGTCTACCCGATCTGTCGATGGCCATGCCTCACTCATGTCTACATCGCTACTCCCCTCATTGTGGCAAGTCGCATTGAACGCGCAGAAGAGACTGAGCGCTTTCTTCCACCTCCGTGCCACAGCTCCTCAGCTCGTACAACCACGATGCGTCCGTCACAGCCAATCGCACATTTCGCTATGTCTCCTTTTTACTGAGGATAGCTTCCTGATGCCACTCTCCCACGCTGCTGCCTCCCTCCACTTCTCGTGCCCTCTTTCGGTTCCACGACTGTTATCGTCCGGCAGCATCCTGCGTCCGTTTTTCGCCTTGCTAGGCGTTCCCCCGTTACACGCTTCCCCACACACACGGCGCCATCAGACCTTCTCACACCCTTCAAAGTCTGCCTACAACCTGGAAAGCCGGATCACACTATGCCCTAAGCGTCCAGTCAGGGAAAACATCTGATCGTCCACCACAACCACCAACAATTCGCCCCTGAAAAAAAGGTACCCGACGCCACATACTGCATTGGCACCGATCCTCACACGTAACAGCAACACGCGCGGCAACTGCACCGAGCCACCACACAATTCCACCGGACTGGTCAGATTTCATAACATTCTGCGATATTGGAACACAGCTCGCAGTTCGATGTCACTATGAGGCTCCGGTGTCATGTTGTTTTCACACCGTCTGCTGCAGCTCCGCGCGCACATGTGCGACGACCCATTCACCATGCGCGAGCGAATCAGTGCGACACTGAGAATGAGCGCGGCAACCCGTAGTGTGCTGTCAGTCGTGGGTCAACCACGAAGGCCATACCGCATACGTTGTGCTGCTACCGAGCGCCACCTCGATGCTACAGGTGGTAACACAGTGAGCTCATGAGGCACCTTCCAAAAGGGGCTTGTGACAGTTGGAAACGAAAGGACAATCGATGACTACGTCAGCGCCGGCTGTGCGCAAGACTGGCATTCGATGTCGAGTGGTCTGCGACAaccagttctctctcttggcgGTACGTGTACAGAGGGTCAACACGATTGACGGCTGCGTTCTCGACGTGGCCGGTCGATGCGGGATACCGTGGATATTCGCATTTCCAACGATTCGCCTGAACACCCTCCCTGAGCTGAGTGGTACAAGTGCCTACATTCAGCAGCTGAAAGCATCCGAGGTGCCTTCTGAGACTATTGCGGATAAAACATTGCTGCAGCAATTCGTTCTCTGTTACGCCTGCCGCCCATGCGTCGAATATCTCGATAGTCCGACATCAGTGTTGGGCTACCGCCACACGTGTCTCAGCTGCCTCCGACGACTACGGCTCGTGCTTCGCAACACACTCGCGCGGTTTCTTCCCCCCGGGATCCAGTCTCATAAACTTTGCGAACGCTTCCAGGCGAACTGGCCTGAGATTATGCCGCCACCAACAAATTTGTAACTGCTTACCGACTGCGCCTGcacacaaagaagaaaaagttgCGTTACAGGGCGCACTCTAAACACCTCCAAGTATGTCAGAACCCGTGGGAACACACACTCCATTATTTCTCACGTCCGACTGCCCCATCCACTCCCTCGAGCCGCGTGCCTCCCCTTTCTTAATCAACCACTACGCGAGATATCTCACATCGATACACCCACGCAATCTCTTGACACCACTAATCCAAATCCACGCCACCGCCACCCGCCGCACGGTAGCATCCAGTGTCTCGCACGGACCCTCGAGAGAATATGCCCATCTCAGTGAAACGGAAGACAATGACAAATTACTCCAGTATCCGTGCCACAGCCTCGTCCCGCGATACGCCGGCACACCACCCTGCACAGCCAATCACGCCATTCACTACTGTTCCCCCTTCCTCACGAGCACGGACCCGC encodes the following:
- a CDS encoding hypothetical protein (encoded by transcript TGME49_329620), producing the protein MTTSAPAVRKTGIRCRVVCDNQFSLLAVRVQRVNTIDGCVLDVAGRCGIPWIFAFPTIRLNTLPELSGTSAYIQQLKASEVPSETIADKTLLQQFVLCYACRPCVEYLDSPTSVLGYRHTCLSCLRRLRLVLRNTLARFLPPGIQSHKLCERFQANWPEIMPPPTNL
- a CDS encoding hypothetical protein (encoded by transcript TGME49_329600), which translates into the protein MAIDRSGRPLSDLLASHGCRCAWPCSQDGLYHSFLFFVCRLFSCRQYVLVIPFSVTMRKRIARCVQRCSSSGLTVWCVATEHFCYMCCGAVTRSCPENSRQSC